AGCAGATCGACATCGATCCGTTCGTCGCCGGCGTGCTGACGCTTGGCTTCATCTACGGTGCGTACTTCACCGAGACGTTCCGCGGGGCGTTCCTGTCGGTGCCGCGCGGCCAGCTGGAGGCAGGCGCGGCGTACGGGATGAGCGGGATGCGCGTGTTCGTGCGGATCATGTTTCCGCAGATGATGCGTTTTGCGCTGCCGGGCATCGGCAACAACTGGCAGGTGCTCGTCAAGGCGACCGCGCTGGTGTCGATCATCGGTCTCGCGGACGTCGTGAAGGCCGCGCAGGACGCCGGCAAGAGCACGTTCAACATGTTCTTCTTCATTCTCGTCGCGGCGCTGATCTACCTCGCGATCACGACCGTTTCCAACCTCGTGCTGATCCAGCTCGAGAAGCGTTATTCCATGGGCGTGCGGCACGCAGAACTATGATCGAGATCCTCCAGGAATTCGGCCAGGCGTTCCTTTACTGGGACGGCCAGCGCCTCTCCGGCCTTGCGGTGACGCTGTGGCTGCTCGTCGCGTCGATTTCGCTCGGCTTCGTGTGCGCGGTGCCGCTCGCAGTCGCGCGCGTGTCGAAGAAGAAATGGCTGTCGATGCCGGTGCGGTTCTACACGTACGTATTCCGCGGCACGCCGCTGTATGTGCAGTTGCTGCTGATGTACACGGGCATGTACAGCCTCGAGTTCGTGCGTTCGCACTCGCTCCTCGACGCGTTTTTCCGCAGCGGCTTCAATTGCGCGATCCTCGCGTTCGCGCTGAACACCTGCGCGTATACCACCGAGATCTTCGCCGGCGCGATTCGCGCGATTCCGCACGGCGAGGTCGAGGCGGCGCGTGCTTACGGGATGTCGCCGTTCACGATGTATCGCCGGGTGATCCTGCCGTCGGCGCTGCGCCGTGCGCTGCCGCTGTACAGCAACGAGGTGATCCTGATGCTGCACGCGACCACCGTCGCGTTCACGGCGACCGTGCCCGACATCCTGAAGGTCGCGCGCGACGCCAATTCCGCGACCTACATGGCGTTCCAGTCGTTCGGAATCGCCGCGCTGATCTATCTTGCGGTATCGTTCGCACTCGTCGCGGCATTTCGCCGGGCGGAGCGCCACTGGCTCGCGTATCTCGCGGCCGGCCGTCATTGATTTCACTTCGAGGAGAGCCAGTTGGCCGAGATCACTCAAACGAGCGCGTCCGCTTCCGTCAAGCTTGCCGCGGTCGACATTCACAAGCGCTACGGCGACAACGAGGTGCTCAAGGGCGTGTCGTTGAACGCGAAGGCCGGCGACGTCATCAGCATCATCGGTGCGAGCGGGTCGGGCAAGAGCACATTCCTGCGCTGCATCAATTTTCTCGAGCGGCCGAATGCGGGGCAGATCGTCGTCGACGGCGAGGCCGTGCGTACCAAGACCGATCGCGCCGGTGCACTCGAGGTTGCCGATCACAAGCAGTTGCAGCGCATCCGCACGAAGCTCGCGATGGTGTTCCAGCACTTCAATCTGTGGGCGCACATGAACGTGCTCGAGAACGTGATGGAAGCGCCGGTGCACGTGCTCGGCATTTCGAAGAAGGAAGCCGAGGAGCGTGCGCGGGAATACCTGGAGAAGGTCGGTCTGCCGCCGCGCGTCGAGAAGCAGTATCCGTCGCATCTGTCGGGCGGGCAGCAGCAGCGTGTCGCGATCGCGCGGGCGCTGGCGATGCATCCCGACGTGATGTTGTTCGACGAGCCGACTTCCGCGCTGGATCCGGAACTCGTCGGTGAAGTGCTGAAGGTGATGCAGAAGCTGGCCGAAGAAGGCCGCACGATGATCGTCGTCACGCACGAGATGGGCTTCGCGCGCAACGTGTCGAATCACGTGATGTTCCTGCATCAGGGGCGGACCGAGGAAGAGGGCGATCCGAAGGAGGTGCTGGTGCGTCCGCAGAGCGAGCGCCTGAAGCAGTTCCTGTCGGGCAGTCTCAAGTAACGCGAAGGGCGGGTTTCATACGTGGTACCGGTGTCTCGTCCCGCAGGCGCCACCCGCACGACGCAGGTGGCGATCGTTGCATTGCCGCCCGTGTCGATGTCGGGTGTGGGTCCGATCGTCGATGCGTTGCATCTCGCGAACGAGATCGACGGGCGCTTGCTGTATCGCTGGCAGGTGTGTTCGTGGGACGGGCGGCCGGTGCCGCTCGCCGGTGGTGCGCAGTGGCATGCCGATGCGGCGTTCAACGATGCGATCGCGTGCGACTGGCTGATCGTCGTGTCGGAGCGGTTTCAGCAGTTTGCGGACTATCGGCTGTTTCTCGCGAGTCTCGCGCGCGTCGGGCAGCGCACGCCGGTGGTGACCGGGATTCACCACGGCGTGTGGTGGCTCGCGATGGCCGGGCAGCTTTCCGGATATCGCGTGAGCGTGAACTGGGAGACGTATCAGCAGTTCGCCGAGCAGTTCGAGCGGTCGATCGTCACGCAGCAGATCTTCGAGATCGATCGCGATCGGGCGACGTGCGCGGGCGGGCAGGCGACCGTCGATTTCATGCTGGCCATGATCGGCCGGGAACACGGGGCGGATCTGGGCGAGCGCATTGCCGATGCGCTCGGGGCCGGCACGCTGCGCAGCGGCGAGGAGCGGCAACGGATTCCTTTCGTGACCGCACCGGGCGAGCGGCATCCTCGGCTGAACGATGCATTGCTTTTGATGGAAGCCAATGTCGAGGATCCGTTGACGACCGACGAGATCGCCGGGCTCGTGGGCGTTTCCCGGCGGCAGCTGGAGCGACTCTTTCGGCAGTATCTCGGAGCGATGCCCTCCAAGTATTACCTCAATCTCCGGTTGCTCAAGGCAAGGACCCAGTTGCAGCGGACCAGCAAGTCGGTGGTTCAGGTCAGTCTCGCTTGCGGGTTTTCTTCTGCTGCGCATTTTTCGAATGCTTATCGCGAGCGGTTTGGGGTTACGCCTCGGGAAGATCGTCGGGCATGGCTCGAGAAGCAGACCGGCGGTGGGGGCGAGCCGAGAGGGGGGGCGCTCGTTGAGCGGGGGAAGGATTGAGGTCTTTTGTCTTGCCGCTTTCGTTGACGTGAAGCACCTGTGATCGTGTCGGTCTATTAGCGTCGCCCCTGCGCGGGGCGGCGGTTACTTTTCTTTGTCTTGCCAAAGAAAAGTAACCAAAAGAAAGGCGCTCGGACAACGCATGAACTCCCGGTGCCATGGTCATCCAAGTGGCCCTCGCCTAAGTGTCGGCGCCAGTCAGGACACGGGAGTGGTTCGAGCAATGGTTCTGACATCACTCACCACTCCACGGAGCGGTATACCGCCCGCTGGCTCCGTCCTCGCTTCGCTCGGCCGACAGGTGTTGCGCTCCGGCATACGAAGGCGTCGCATAACTGCCACGCGTGCGTGAACGGCGAAGGGGAAAAACGGAGCCGAAGGAGGGTCCGTGATCGGAACAGTTTTCGCCGCGCGCGATCTCAGCCCTGACCTGAGCGTACTCACGGCAGTTTCGCCAGCAGGCGATCGATAAATGACGGCGGAAGGCGCATAAGTCCGTCGTCACCCGACACCGCCGTATCGTAGATGAGAGAGTCTTTCGTCCAGATCAATCTGGCAGCATCGGGGTACCAATACGTGCGCTCGGCCAACAATGTATTGTCGGATGTCCGATACACGCGCAGCAGGATTCGATCACGCGTCAGGTACGCATAGCGGGCTGTGTAGATGCCACCGTCTTCCTCGGACCGAACCGTGTGGAACTTCGTAGCTGCACCCCGCGCATCCGCGGCGCGGTAATAGGACCAGCAAGCCCCTACAAGAAACATAACGCACAGTCCCGCGTCAAGTCTTCTCGTCATCATGGTCAGCCTGGTGGCACGTGCATTTTTCCCAGGCTGGAAGCAGACAGCCGACAGCAGCAGACCTGTCGCGATTCCTCCCAACGCGAGCAATGCAAAGGCGCCGATGGCACTCTCCTGTATACCGGTTGCGAGTCCGATCATGCGAAGTACACCGTGATGGGGTTGTCCAGTCGCATGGGCTTCCAGTCGGAATAGACAACAAAGTCGCCGCCGCGACGGTGCTTGAGTTGCCATTCACGGAACGAACGGTTCCGCACCGGATAGTAGACTTTGCCAGATCGAAAGAGGTTTTCCGCAAGCTCACCAGTGACGACCGGATAGTCGAGCCAGCGTACATCCGCCAGGTTGGCGGTTGCAACCTCGGGGACGATGATCACACCGTTCCTACTCCGGTGCCCCAGGTATTGAGATGTGGTGTCCATCGGCCCTTCGAACGAATAGCCGTCGCGTACGTAGACGACGATATGCGCCACTGCTTACCGTGCATAGTCGATATGGAAGAGTAGAGGTCGCAGTTATCCGGCGAGACCAATGTATGGCGCGACGTACGGTTTGCTATAGAACAGCGCGGCGATCAACGTTACAGCAAAAAGAGCACTTCCCCAGCGATGGCCCGACCAGCGCTTATACGCCACGGCGTTTAATACCGCACACGCGATAGCCGGCCATAGAAGCATGACAAACATGCCCAGCAGGAACCTTACGCGAGATGTGCAGTGTTCCATGTCGCTGCAGCCTGTTGTATGCGATTTCGCTTCGGGCCAATGGATATGATTGAGAATATAGATGGTCACCCATGTGACGCCCAGGCCCCATGCGAATCCGAGTACAGCGAGCACTATCCGCTTCATCTTACTTCCCAGAACAGGATTTCTTTGGAATTGGCAAGGTCGGAGAACCAGTTATTGTTCGTAAGCGGATTTTTGAATCGCGATATGCCGACGCGGAAGCGTAAGAAACTTACAACGGATGGCGTAAGCGTGTCTTTGTTCCAGAGGTCGATATGGCCACCGCTGAGTGAGTCTGCGGAGTCACCATCCTGCCGCCAGTAACCGAAAAAATAAATGATACCGGTTCGACCACTTATCTTGTTCTGCCAATCCGGACCTGTGATGTTTTCGGGTTTGCCGAGCCCAAGGAATGGGCGAAGCTTCAGCCATTCGGCCAACTCGTAGGCGCGCGTCGCTGTTGCTTTCCCGCCGAGTATCAGGCGGCCTAGTGTCTTCTTGCCGGGCATCGGCTTCAACACGTTTTGAGAAAATGACTTCATGTCGCTTCCGATCCTGTGTAACGTGACGCTCATGCGCATGGCGCATTGATTCACGTACTCGCCAGTGGGATCGTCATAGGGGTCTTGCTTCGGGTACGCGTTCCAAAGCGCCTGAAAGGAGAGAGCTTGTAGATGGACGGACTTCTTTGAATTTGGTGTGTCGTTCGTGCGGACCTTCGTGGAGGGGTTAGGCATGGCTTACCCCACTGTATTTTTTCGCGATGGCTTCGTCACCCCAATAGACGGTGTAGTCTTCCGAGCCATCACCGGTATTGACTCGAGGTAGTTTGCCGCTTGCATCGAGCACGCCCGAATGGATTCCACCGTCTGCCGTCTCGATGTAATAGGGATAGCCGACAGGGCCGTCGGCCGCGTTTGTGCGAGTTTTCACTTCGATCTGTTCATCAAATGCGCCCTTCCTGAACGATGCGACACTGCCCGTTGCCGTGCGGCTCAAAACGACTTCCCCGAGAGCCTTTAGCCGATCATTGCACCACGCGTCACCCGCGAGTACGGCGATGATGCTGGGTGGCGTCGAGCAGCCACAGAGGACGATATCGCGGTCGAGTGCGACTTCTCCCTGAAACCTGAGTCGATAGGGTCCACCAGCCTTTGCGATGATGCCGGTGCTCTGACACGCGGTACAGAATGCGCTACCGCCAATCAAGGCTGCCTGATGGCCACGGACGAGGAACCGTGGTCCGCCATATGAGTCGATTGTCCCGCCGCTGGAAAGATGATCGCCGACGACTGCAATTCTTCTATTCATTGATTGCCCCTCTCGGAAAGCCATGATCGTAGCGGTGTAGTGCAAGACGCCATCTCGATATTGTCCGGGGCGCTCAGGATGGCGTGATCGCGCTGGCTACATTGCTTGCGCACTGGCCCGGAAAATTGCTTGAGGGACTTCCCGAACTGTCCGGCGTGACCACGCGATACCAGAAGGGGATGCGTCCGTGTCGGCCGAGCGAAGCGAGGACGGAGCTAGCGGGCGGTATACCGCTCCGTGGGGTGGTGAGTGACGTCAGAACCATTGCTCGAACCACTCCGGTTTCCTGACTGGCGCGGACACTTAGGCGAGGGCCACTTGGATGACCATGGCACCGGGAGTTCATGCGTTGTCCGAGCGCCTTTCTTTTGGTTACTTTTCTTTGGCAAGACAAAGAAAAGTAACCGCCACCCCGCGCAGGGGCGACGCTAATAGACCGACACGATCACAGGTGCTTCACGTCAACGAAAAGCGCACCACCCAAACGACCCCAAATAAAGCCCCCGACAAAACAGCCCCCGCCGGGAGGGCAAAATAAGGCGACCCAACCGCTTCCGATAGAACCCGTCGCAAATCCGCAAGACGCTTGCGCCACCCTTACCTAAACTTGATCCTGTTGAACCCTCTTACGAAACCGAAAGGAACGACCATGACGACCTCGACCGTGACCCGCCAGACATTCGATGAAGTGATGGTGCCGGTATTTTCTCCCGCGCCGTTCGTGCCGGACCGTGCAGAGGGCTCGCGCGTGTGGGATACGGCCGGCCGCGAATACGTGGATTTCGCGTGCGGCATCGCGGTGACGTCGCTGGGCCACGGCCATCCGGAACTGCTGAAGGTTCTGGACGAACAGGGCCGCAAGCTCTGGCACATCGGCAACGGCTACACGAACGAGCCTGTGCTGCGCCTCGCGAAGCGCCTCGAATCGCTGACCTTCGCCGACCGCGCGTTCTTCGCGAACTCGGGCGCCGAAGCGAACGAAGCCGCCCTGAAGCTCGCACGCCGCGTTGCATTCGACCGCCACGGCGCTGACAAATACGAAATCGTCTCGTTCGTCCAGTCGTTCCACGGCCGCACGTTCTTCACGGTCAGCGTCGGCGGCCAGCCGAAATACTCGGAAGGCTTCGGCCCGGTGCCGGCCGGCATCAAGCACCTGCCGTTCAACGACATCGAAGCCGCCAAGGCCGCGATCGGCCCGCAAACCTGCGCGGTGATCGTCGAGCCGGTGCAGGGCGAAGGCGGCGTGATCCCGGCCGATCCGGCCTTCCTGAAGGCACTGCGCGAAGCGTGCGACGCCAACGACGCACTGCTGATCTTCGACGAAGTGCAAACGGGCGTCGGCCGCACGGGCCAGTTCTACGCATACATGGACACCGGCGTCACGCCGGACATCCTCACGACCGCGAAGGCGCTCGGCAACGGCTTCCCGATCGGCGCGATGCTGACGACGAACGAGCTGGCCGCGCACTTCAAGGTCGGCGTGCACGGCACGACGTACGGCGGCAACCCGCTCGCATCGGCGATCGCGGACAAGGTCGTCGAGCTGATCGGCGACCCGGCCCTGCTCGAAGGCGTGCGCGAACGCAGCGTGCGACTGAAGGGCGCGCTGGAACGCATCAACGCACGCTTCGGCATCTTCAAGGAAGTCCGCGGCAAGGGCCTGCTGGTCGGCGCGGAACTCACCGCCGCATTCGACGGCCGTGCGAAGGACTTCGTCACCGCGGCCGCCGAGAACGGCCTGATCATGCTGATTGCGGGCCCGAACGTGCTGCGTTTCGTGCCGTCGCTCGTGATTCCGTTCGACCTGCTCGACGAAGGCGTGAAGCGCTTCGAGAAGGCGGTCGAGCAGGTGCTCGCGGCCCAGGAAGCCCCCGCGCGCTGATCGGCGCGCCCATCGCAGACAGGAACGACGATGCTATTTGTTCGCCCCGGCAAACTCACGGATCTCGATGCGCTCGCGCACATGGCGCGCACCGCGCAGCCGGTCCTGCACTCGCTGCCGCACGACCGCGCGGCGCTCGAAGCGCGCGTGGCGCTCTCCGAGGATTCGTTTCGCGCGGACGTCGACTTCGCCGGCGAGGAGTTCTATCTCTTCGTGCTCGAGGATTCGTCGACGGGCAAGCTGCTCGGCACGGCGAGCATCGTGGCCGCGGCCGGCTACTCGGAGCCGTTCTATGCGTTCCGCAACGACGCACTGATCCACGCGTCGCGCGAGCTGCACGTGAACCGCAAGATCCACGCGCTTACGATGTCGCACGAGCTGACCGGCAAGAGCCGGCTGGCCGGCTTCTATGTCGATCCGTCGCTGCGCGGCGACGCGGCCGCGCACCTGATCTCGCGCGCGCGGATGATGTACATCGCCGCGAACCGCCGCCGCTTCACGCCGGAAGTGTTCACGCTGCTGCTCGGCGTGAGCGACGCCACGGGCGCATCGCCGTTCTGGGAAGCGGTAGGCCGCAAGTTCTTCGGCCGCGACTTCACCGACGTCGACATCGCGTCGGGCGGCCGCAGCCGCACGTTCATCGCGGAAGTGATGCCCGCGTATCCGCTCTACGTGCCGCTCCTGCCGGAAGCCGCACAGCGCGTGCTCGGCGAGCCGAACGAATCCGCACTGCTCGCGTACGACATTCACCTCGAGGAAGGCTTCGAGCCGGACCGCTTCGTCGACATCTTCGACGCGGGCCCGGTGCTGACCGCGCAGGTCGATCGCACCGCGTGCGTGAAGCATGGCGCCGAGCGCATCGTGCGTGAAGCGGCGCACCAGCAGGGCGACGTCGCATACATGGTGTCGACGGGCAGCGGCGAATCGTTCCGCTGCGTGCTGGCCGACCTGCCGGGCGACACGGCCGACGCGCGGGGCGCCCATGCGCCGCTGGCCGGTGACGTGCGCGCGGCGCTCGATGTGAAGGATGGTGACGTCGTGCGCTGCGTGCCGCTGCACCGCCGCGACGAAGAAGACATGAAGGGAGACGCAGCATGATCGTCGTTCGGGTCGTACAAACGGGCGACGTCGACGCGCTCGTGTCGCTCGCGAAGGAAACCGGGCCGGGCCTGACCACGTTCAAGCCCGATCGCGACGCGCTTGCCGCGCGCATCGAACGCACGCGCCGCACGCTCCACGGCGAAGCCGCGCCGGGGGAAGCCGGCTACTTCTTCGTGATGGAAGAATCGAAGACGGGCGACATCGCGGGCGTGTGCGGGATCGAATCGCAGGTCGGTCTCGAACAGCCGTTCTACAACTACCGCGTGAGCACGGTCGTGCATGCGAGCCAGGAGCTCGGCGTGTGGACGCGGATGCATGCGCTGAACATCTCGCACGACCTGACGGGCTACGCGGAAGTGTGCTCGCTGTTCCTGAGCCCGCGCTATCGCACGGGCGGCGTCGGCGGCCTGCTGTCGCGTTCGCGCTTCATGTTCATCGCGCAGTTCCGCGAGCGCTTTCCGGAACGCATCTGCGCGGAGTTGCGCGGCCACTTCGACGAGGACGGCACGTCGCCGTTCTGGCGTGCGGTCGGTTCGCACTTCTATCAGATCGACTTCAACGCGGCCGACTATCTGAGCTCGCACGGTCGCAAGTCGTTCCTCGCGGAACTGATGCCGCGCTATCCGGTGTACGTCGACCTGCTCCCGCAGGATGCGCAGGACGCGGTCGGCCTCACGCACCGCGACACGCTGCCGGCCCGCAAGATGCTCGAGGCGGAAGGGCTGCGCTACCAGAACCACGTCGACATCTTCGACGCTGGCCCGGTGCTCGAATGCCACGTCAACGACCTGCGCACGGTGCGCGAGAGCGTCGTCGTGCCCGTTGCGATCGGCGTGCCGGACGCCAGCGAAAACGCTCCGAAGTCGCTCGTGTCGAATACGTCGCTCGGCGATTTCCGTGTCGGCGTCGCGCCGGGTGTGGTCGCGAATGGCGCGTTCGTGCTGTCGGCCGACGATGCCGCCGCGCTCGACGTGAAGGCCGGCGATCCGGTCCGCGTGCTGCCGCTCAAAGTCAAACAGGGATAAACGAATCATGACGGAACTCTTCATCGACGGCGCCTGGGTCGCAGGCTCGGGCCCCGTCTTCGCTTCGCGCAACCCGGGCACCGACGCTGTCGCTTGGCAGGGCGTCAGCGCATCGGCGGCCGACGTCGATCGCGCGGTGGCAAGCGCGCGCCGCGCATTCGCCGGCTGGTCGGCACTCGACTTCGAATCGCGCTGCGCGATCGTCAAGCGCTTCGCGGCGCTGCTCACCGAGCGCAAGGAAGCGATCGCCACCGCGATCGGCCGCGAGACGGGCAAGCCGCTGTGGGAAGCGCGCACCGAAGTCGCGGCGATGGCCGCGAAGGTCGGCATCTCGATCCAGGCGTACCAGGAACGTACCGGCGAGAAGCGCCAGGAGATGGCCGACGGCATCGCGGTGCTGCGCCATCGTCCGCACGGCGTCGTCGCGGTGTTCGGCCCGTACAACTTCCCCGGCCACTTGCCGAACGGCCATATCGTACCGGCGCTGATCGCGGGCAACACGGTCGTGTTCAAGCCGTCGGAGCTCGCGCCGGGCGTCGCGCGCGCGACGGTCGAGGTGTGGCAGGAAGCCGGGCTGCCGGCCGGCGTGCTGAACCTCGTGCAGGGCGAGAAGGACACGGGCATCGCGCTCGCGAATCACCGGCAGATCGACGGGCTGTTCTTCACCGGCAGCTCGGACACCGGCACGCTGCTGCACAAGCAGTTCGGCGGGCGTCCGGAAATCGTGCTCGCGCTCGAGATGGGCGGCAACAATCCGCTCGTGATCGGCGAAGTCGAGGACATCGACGCGGCCGTGCATCACACGATCCAGTCGGCGTTCCTGTCGGCCGGCCAGCGCTGCACGTGCGCACGCCGCATCTTTGTGCCGCACGGCGCGTTCGGCGACCGCTTCCTCGCACGTTTCGCCGACGTCACGTCGAAGATCACGGCCGACGTGTTCGACGCCGATCCGCAGCCGTTCATGGGCGCGGTGATTTCGGCACGCGCAGCCGCGAAGCTCGTCGACGCGCAGTCGCGCCTGATCGAGCAGGGTGCGAAGCCGGTCATCGCGATGACGCAGCGCGATCCGCGCCTGGGCTTCGTGAATGCGTCGATCATCGACGTGACCGGCGTGGCCGACCTGCCCGACGAAGAGCATTTCGGCCCGCTCGCGCAGATCGTCCGCTACGCGACGTTCGACGAAGCGATCGAGCGCGCGAACGACACGGCGTTCGGCCTGTCCGCCGGCCTGCTGGCCGACGACGCGAAGGCATGGGACCACTTCCGCCGCACGATCCGTGCGGGGATCGTCAACTGGAACCGCCCGACCAACGGCGCATCGTCCGCCGCGCCGTTCGGCGGCACGGGCCGCTCGGGCAATCATCGGCCGAGCGCGTACTACGCGGCCGACTATTGCGCGTATCCGATGGCGTCGGTGGAAAGCACCGAATTGACCTTGCCCGCGAGCCTGTCGCCGGGCCTGCATTTCTGATCGAGGGAACGACGATGAACGCACAAGAAGCCAATTTCGACGGGCTCGTCGGCCCGACCCACAACTACGCCGGGCTGTCGTTCGGCAACGTGGCGTCGCTCAACAACGAGAAGTCGGCCGCGAACCCGAAGGCCGCCGCGAAGCAGGGGCTGCGCAAGATGAAGCAGCTCGCGGATCTCGGTTTCGCGCAAGGGGTGCTGCCGCCGCAGGAGCGTCCGTCGCTGCGTCTGCTGCGCGAGCTCGGCTTCACCGGCAAGGACGCGGACGTGATCGCGAAGGCCGCGAAGCAGGCGCCCGAACTGCTCGCCGCGGCGAGCTCGGCATCGGCGATGTGGACCGCGAACGCGGCGACCGTCAGCCCGTCGGCCGACACGAGCGACGGCCGCGTGCACTTCACGCCGGCCAACCTGTGCAGCAAGCTGCATCGCGCGATCGAGCACGAGGCGACGCGCCGCACGCTGTCGACGCTGTTCGCCGATCCGGCGCACTTCGCGGTGCACGAGGCGCTGACGGGCACGCCGGCACTCGGCGACGAAGGCGCCGCGAACCATACGCGCTTTTGTGCCGAATACGGCAAGCCGGGCGTGGAGTTCTTCGTGTACGGCCGCGCGGAATATCGCCGCGGCCCGGAGCCGAAGCGCTTCCCGGCGCGCCAGACCTTCGAGGCGAGCCGCGCGGTCGCGCATCGCCACGGTCTCGCCGAGACGGCGACGGTCTACGCGCAGCAGGATCCGGACGTGATCGATGCAGGCGTGTTCCACAACGACGTGATCTCGGTCGGCAACCGCGATACGCTGTTCACGCACGAGCGCGCGTTCGTCAACAAGCAGGCGATCTACGACACGCTGACGGCCGCGCTCGACGCGCGCGGCGCGCGGCTGAACGTGATCGAGGTGCCCGATGCGGCCGTGAGCGTGAACGACGCGGTCACGTCGTATCTGTTCAACAGCCAGCTGCTGTCGCGCGCGGACGGCTCGCAGGTGCTCGTCGTGCCGCAGGAGTGCCGCGAGAACGCGAACGTCGCCGCATATCTGGATCAGCTCGCGGCCGGCAACGGCCCGATCCGCGACGTGCTCGTGTTCGACCTGCGCGAAAGCATGAAGAACGGCGGCGGCCCCGCGTGCCTGCGCCTGCGCGTCGTGCTGAACGACGCCGAGCGCGCGGCCGTCACGTCGAACGTGTGGATCAACGACACGCTGTTCGCGTCGCTCGACGCGTGGATCGAAAAGCATTACCGCGACCGTCTCGCACCGGAAGACCTCGCCGATCCGACGCTGCTCGACGAATCGCGCACGGCGCTCGACGAGCTCACGCAGATCCTGCGCGTCGGGTCGCTGTATGACTTCCAGCGCTGAGTCCCGCATGCCGGCCGCCGCGCTGCTCGACGATTTCCTCGCATTCACGCTCGCGGGCGACGCCCCGCCCGTGACGGACGGCGCGTGCGCAGGCGGTGCGGTGCGCTGGCAATGGCTCGGCGACGGGCTGCTTAAGTTCGAGCCGGCGCTGGCCGAGCGGGACGCCAACGCGGCCAGCGTGCTCGTGTCGGCCGGCGTGCATGGCGACGAGACCGCGCCGATCGAGCTGCTGTCGATGCTCGTGCGCGACCTCGCGGCAGGCACGCTGCCGCTCGCGTGCCGATTGCTCGTCGTGCTCGGCAACGTGCCGGCGATGCGCGGCGGTGAACGGTAT
The sequence above is a segment of the Burkholderia diffusa genome. Coding sequences within it:
- the astA gene encoding arginine N-succinyltransferase; protein product: MIVVRVVQTGDVDALVSLAKETGPGLTTFKPDRDALAARIERTRRTLHGEAAPGEAGYFFVMEESKTGDIAGVCGIESQVGLEQPFYNYRVSTVVHASQELGVWTRMHALNISHDLTGYAEVCSLFLSPRYRTGGVGGLLSRSRFMFIAQFRERFPERICAELRGHFDEDGTSPFWRAVGSHFYQIDFNAADYLSSHGRKSFLAELMPRYPVYVDLLPQDAQDAVGLTHRDTLPARKMLEAEGLRYQNHVDIFDAGPVLECHVNDLRTVRESVVVPVAIGVPDASENAPKSLVSNTSLGDFRVGVAPGVVANGAFVLSADDAAALDVKAGDPVRVLPLKVKQG
- the astD gene encoding succinylglutamate-semialdehyde dehydrogenase, which gives rise to MTELFIDGAWVAGSGPVFASRNPGTDAVAWQGVSASAADVDRAVASARRAFAGWSALDFESRCAIVKRFAALLTERKEAIATAIGRETGKPLWEARTEVAAMAAKVGISIQAYQERTGEKRQEMADGIAVLRHRPHGVVAVFGPYNFPGHLPNGHIVPALIAGNTVVFKPSELAPGVARATVEVWQEAGLPAGVLNLVQGEKDTGIALANHRQIDGLFFTGSSDTGTLLHKQFGGRPEIVLALEMGGNNPLVIGEVEDIDAAVHHTIQSAFLSAGQRCTCARRIFVPHGAFGDRFLARFADVTSKITADVFDADPQPFMGAVISARAAAKLVDAQSRLIEQGAKPVIAMTQRDPRLGFVNASIIDVTGVADLPDEEHFGPLAQIVRYATFDEAIERANDTAFGLSAGLLADDAKAWDHFRRTIRAGIVNWNRPTNGASSAAPFGGTGRSGNHRPSAYYAADYCAYPMASVESTELTLPASLSPGLHF
- the astB gene encoding N-succinylarginine dihydrolase, producing MNAQEANFDGLVGPTHNYAGLSFGNVASLNNEKSAANPKAAAKQGLRKMKQLADLGFAQGVLPPQERPSLRLLRELGFTGKDADVIAKAAKQAPELLAAASSASAMWTANAATVSPSADTSDGRVHFTPANLCSKLHRAIEHEATRRTLSTLFADPAHFAVHEALTGTPALGDEGAANHTRFCAEYGKPGVEFFVYGRAEYRRGPEPKRFPARQTFEASRAVAHRHGLAETATVYAQQDPDVIDAGVFHNDVISVGNRDTLFTHERAFVNKQAIYDTLTAALDARGARLNVIEVPDAAVSVNDAVTSYLFNSQLLSRADGSQVLVVPQECRENANVAAYLDQLAAGNGPIRDVLVFDLRESMKNGGGPACLRLRVVLNDAERAAVTSNVWINDTLFASLDAWIEKHYRDRLAPEDLADPTLLDESRTALDELTQILRVGSLYDFQR